In one window of Poriferisphaera corsica DNA:
- a CDS encoding HD-GYP domain-containing protein, with protein sequence MLRIDLHEAREGMALALPVQNPQVPTRALLKAGFKLSESIIRKLSDSGVKSLWVRYPALDFLDKFIDNSKLQAQQEVVTAITDTFEQLQTQAAAKMNYNTYLVNVAELVDSIISNPTSSLFLGDLTDSPNDLLRHSSATTYVSLLLALRLETYLVKERKHINPARAKTVTNLGLGAMLHDIGLTQLAQETLDKYQKTNDESDLAFQEHPAIGFRMVRGQIDPSAATVVLNHHQRFDGSGYAGKDIPILDGKNIHVFARLVAVAEQFDRLRNPQGLPQQPSVFALRTITSAPFSERFDPQILAALLDVVPPYAPGSVVKLSDDRHAVVIDHNIETPCRPIIQIIPNPATIDPNDEDPPVGPQIDLASQPNSLFISEAEGHDTADLNFPRPSLAQPQALAGAW encoded by the coding sequence AAGCCGGTTTTAAGCTCTCAGAATCGATTATTCGAAAGCTCTCTGACTCAGGCGTTAAATCTCTCTGGGTACGCTACCCCGCCCTCGACTTCCTCGATAAGTTCATCGATAACTCGAAACTTCAAGCCCAACAGGAAGTTGTCACCGCAATCACCGACACCTTCGAGCAGCTCCAAACCCAGGCTGCTGCAAAGATGAACTACAACACCTATCTCGTTAACGTTGCCGAACTCGTCGACTCCATCATCTCAAACCCCACCTCCTCACTCTTCCTCGGCGACCTCACCGATTCACCTAACGACCTACTCCGCCACTCCTCCGCCACAACCTACGTCTCTCTCCTACTCGCGCTCAGGCTCGAGACCTACCTCGTCAAAGAACGTAAGCACATCAATCCCGCCCGCGCCAAAACCGTCACCAATCTCGGCCTCGGCGCCATGCTCCACGACATCGGCCTCACTCAACTCGCCCAGGAAACACTCGACAAATACCAAAAAACAAACGACGAATCCGATCTCGCATTCCAAGAACACCCCGCCATCGGGTTCCGCATGGTTCGCGGCCAAATCGACCCCTCCGCCGCGACCGTCGTTCTCAATCACCATCAACGTTTCGACGGCTCAGGCTACGCCGGTAAAGACATCCCCATCCTCGATGGTAAAAACATTCACGTCTTTGCGCGACTTGTCGCCGTTGCCGAACAATTCGATCGACTCCGCAACCCGCAAGGACTCCCACAACAACCCTCCGTTTTCGCACTCCGCACCATCACCTCAGCCCCATTCTCCGAACGCTTCGATCCGCAAATCCTCGCCGCGCTTCTCGACGTTGTCCCCCCTTATGCCCCCGGCTCAGTCGTCAAACTCTCAGACGATCGTCACGCCGTCGTCATCGATCACAACATCGAAACTCCCTGTCGGCCCATCATTCAGATCATCCCCAACCCCGCAACCATTGACCCCAATGACGAAGACCCGCCAGTTGGTCCCCAAATCGATCTCGCCAGCCAACCCAACTCTCTCTTTATCTCAGAAGCGGAAGGCCACGACACCGCCGACCTCAACTTCCCTCGCCCCTCACTCGCTCAACCTCAAGCCCTCGCCGGTGCTTGGTAA